The genomic region CTCAGGTGGCTCCGGAATATTGGAGAAATCTCGATCCATATTGGAAAGGCACTGGCCCTCTTATGCACCGGTATTTTCATCAAGATGGAAGCCAAAGTGCTGATCCTGGTGATAGGGTATGGGGCGGTCATGAATGCTGTTTTTCAGTTGTAACTAGTTTTATCGGTGATGGAACGATCAGGGAGCACTATGTTAGGATAAACCGATGGCCCCGGCTGTCTGTGTCAAGAAAACAGGACTGGAGCTGGGAAATGTCCAACCACCTGTTCTGCTACTCCAGTATTCCTGATGCCTACAAAGAAGGTGGGACTGGGCCACTCTTTTTGGTTATCTGAATATGTGTCTGCAAAATGTAGCTTTTCTCAGTTTAGGATATTCTCTATCCACCAGGATACATATCTGTAGTAATTGGGATTGTGTAAATTCTTATGTTTgtattttatgtaaataatgTGGTGGTAACTAATCATGCTCAAGGACGGTAAGATCTCTTGTGCTATGCATGCTTTCGACAGGGTAAACTTTTTACGAGTAGATATGATGGTTTATGTTTTGCATGCTGGGTTGCTTGCGATGTCTAATGTAAGTTGTATATCCACCTTAAACTTCTATCTTATAAGCACGTAAGTTCTGGCTGTTTCgggattattattattgcttcATGAATTAGTTGTGAAGATCTAAGTATGACATTAGTATGCAAGGCACTGCCTTTTGCAGCTGGATGCTATGTTTCGGTTACAAATGTTCCAAACTCTCCCAGAAAATgcttagaaatatttttcagaaaacaatcctCTGCTGGGGCTCTCAATCTGAGGGagaaaagaaatggagaaCTTGGATATGCCATAGTTACCATTGAGTGattctacttttattttctttttccttccatTTTCTCCAGCAAAgcatcaataaaataaacagaaaCAAACATCATAGATATAACTAGCAATCAATCAAAACATTACCAAAATTAGCAAATGAATTTTTGGGGCCatagaaaaatgaattaagtAATGTTGACCAGTATTGGAGGATTTCATTTCTAATTTCAGAAAAATAGTAGGAACAACTAGACCATATCGTAATCATGTAatctttctattattttactctataaatataccaagGCAATAATGGCCTCTAAAGTATTGCACCAAAAGCTTCAATAACATCTATTAATTTCTGACCATTTTCTACAgctcaaagaaaaataaagtaacgGTGTTTTTTCTATTGGATTCGATATCTTTATATCAATCAAACTAGGGTTAATCTTTTGTGTCTGTGTAAGTCCTCCCAAATTAAGAGCAGTCATCAATTGGAATTAAAGAAAGGAGAGGGGAAATCAATATCTTCATGGGAAAATGTTAAAAAGAAGTCAGTTAAGTCTTTATTTGAGTTCACTACTTTACAATATCATGACGATTACTAAATACTTGACTAATTTCAATTTACAGTGAATACTATTCTCCTTGTAaccaaagaagaaagaaactattatatattaaattaattgattttgcGGCACCGTCATGACGGCTTTATTGTTATACTATAGATAGTAGAAGAAATAAGATTAAAGAAAGATAGAAAAGACATTAAATCAAGAAttcattttgaattcttttctccttccatCTTTTCAGTAAAGTAGACCATAACAtctcaataatataaatagaagcatcatatacaaaattagcaatcaaattaaaacattaccaaagttagaaaattattctttggtcaatagaaaattaataagcAATCTTGATTATTAGTAGGAGAATttcatttctaattttaacaaatCGTATACTAGGAACAACTAGACCATATTCAGAGTACAACTatcattcattttctttccagaaaaCATTTTGTGTTAAATTGTCATGTAAATTCTTGCCATCTTACTGTATCATTTTTCTCTATAAATACACCAAACCAATGGCCTCTGAAGCATTGCATGCACAAGCATGGCTTCTACATTCACTGTTTTCTGTCTCATTTTCCTTCTGTCAACAACTACTTATCTTAATCCAGTTCTCGCATGGCGTCCTACGCTGATCGAAACTGACAAACTGTTCTGCATCAAGTATAGAGTGCATGTCATGAATGGCCTAAGCAGCAATGAGAACCCATTATTCATCCATTGCCAATCAAGAGATGATAATCTTGGCGATCATACACTGAATGTTGGAGGAGATTTCAATTTCAAGTTTCGTATTAAGTTCTTTGGACCAGATTCTTGGTTCACTTGTGAAATGATGTGGGGATCAAAGCATCAACATGTCGATGTTTTCAGACAGAAAGTTGAAGGAAGTATGTGCTGCGTTGATGGTAATAGTTGCTATTGGCGAGCGCAAGATGATGGGATCTATTTTAGCACGGATTATACGGAATGGATTAAAAGATATGATTGGCTGTAAATTATACgcataagaaaattaatttatatacacATTTTCTAAAGTTCAAGGAAAATACAGATAATATATACTGTGTGGACGAATACTTTTTATACATCAATAAAGAGATCACATGACGTTGATCAGGGTACATGTctaatttaatactttaattgtgagttttttatttatttattatatatttaagaacGTTCCAGTCttcttctaaattttattttatgaaaataatggtagcatttcttttattattaaaaatttaaatttgatactttttcataaaaatctcAAAGACATCTTTTTTTAGGGTTCGAATTTTATCGTGAAACGAATTTATCCCCTAGAGAGATctattcaaaatatattaagattttCATTGACATTATAGAAACCTAATTGAATGATCATAGATGAAGTTAATATTTCGATAAATGatgtaaaaatattacaaagaAAGACTGTTCTGCATATACACATTGACTACTAATAAAAGGGTTTGAAGAATTTACATCATTAAAGAAAAGTGAGGACTAAATCTAGAACATAACTTTCACTAATCTTCTCACCTCAAGGCCAGATTACGTGATGACTTTCTGTTTCATTGCCTCAATTACTAAATCATATTGTTCCTTTACATATACAACCAATGGCCAATTAATTTGTGGagaagaattattttaatagcTAATATCTTATAGGCTTTTAAAACTGTTCCTTTATAAAATGACAATTGCTTCCCTTAAACTTGAACATCGACTCCCTTAATTGAGTCtaactattattaatttgCCCCCATGATTTATAAACCTGGCTTCACTGCTGGATATAATACAAGCCGCATTGGCCTGTAAAGTTGATATCTAAAGGAACATCTAACTATAAAATTTGAGATCTTCATTAGAAGCTCTCGGGTGCAAAGAATGTTGAATTAAATgagaatttattaattctgtcTTAAGAGGCAGCCAATCAATTAGGTTATAAGAGAATAATTTAGTTACTTTTGGTATATTGATCAAACAGTAAAGCgtcatatatttaaataaatttaactaatttcataattatatcttttatttctttttctttaaccgTAAAGAATAGATTAATGAGTTTTCGGCCTAGTGGGAGAGCTCTATAAAACTGGAATAGAAGTATGAGGTTCGAAACTCCATGAAATGATAGTTCCTTAAAGATTTGtaagacaaaaaaaaagaaaattaggaaagaaagaaaaaacattacGCCAAAAATTAGTTAGGTAGATAGCCGCTAGTGACGAGTATGATTTTTATTAGTgataaaatacattttaatcTTCTTCCCGGTTCCATCTTCTCAGCAAAGTGGGTTACATCTCAATATATAAACAGAAACATTATAGACAAAATTCGcaatcatattaaaacattacCAAATTAGCAAATTTATTGGTTGGTTAATggaaaattatcaagtaattttCAACTACTGGTAGGGGGATTTcatttctaatttcaaaaaaatagtaGGAACAACTTCACAGTACCTAAAGCACAAAACATTCATGATTTTCTTCCCAAAAAACTTTGTGTATTATGTTGCCTTAACATTAATCGAATTTTCCTATTTAAGAAATCATGTTAACTTTTTCCCATCTTACTGTCATTTTTGTCTATAAATACAACAAGGCAATAATACCCTCTAAAGTATTGCATAAAGCATGGCTTCTGCAGTGACAATCTTCTCTCTCATTTTCCTTCTATCAACAACTGTTTATCTTCATCACCCAGTTCTTGCATGGCGGCCCACACTGATCGAAACAGACAAATTGATGTGCATCACGTACAGAGTGCACGTCATGAATGGCCTGAGCAGCAACAAGGATCCATTATTCCTCCATTGCCAATCGAGAGATGATGATCTTGGTGACCACACACTGTACCTTGGAGGAGATTTCAACTTCAAGTTTCGTATCAAGTTATTTGGGAAGTCTACTTGGTTTAGCTGTGATATGATATGGGGTTCAAAGCATCAACATGTTGATGTTTTCACAGAGAAAATTGAAGGACCTATGTGCTGTATTGAGGGTAATAGTTGCCACTGGCGAGCACAAGATGATGGGATCTATTTTAGCATGAATAATGTGGACTGGATTAAAAGATATGATTGGCTCCAATGATacatatagataaaaatatattcatgtTTCCTAAagttcaaagaaaataaagtgaaTGAGTGATTTTAATGTTggaatcaatatttttatatcaataatCAGACTACAtatatttgattctttttaatgtttcAATTTAGAATAAACGTacgtaaatttttcaattaaatttcataaatgtGACAATCTGATAGATATTTGACTACATAAAAATAGTAGCTTCtatctttaatatttcaacTCTATTAGAAGttaaaatattgtattaattaaCTCTATACTCCATTCATATATATTGAAATCgaaacttttaatatttatttctaattaatgcaacacatgaaaatgagaatttCTGATATTCATTTTCTGTTTTGCATTATTAAATTTTGCGTTGATTGGCTGAAATGAGGCAACAAACATTGCATCTGATTTGTAGTATATAATTGTACCTgcatataatttatatcaaaCATTAATGATAGAAAAATCTTATCAAGAGAGTCACATATTGgacattcttttttttttttttgagctagcttttagaaaaatcctaactttttaatttatttaaaatttaaatagatcatcatatgaattaataaaaaaaatgtaataataaaatatgttgtTCGACTTTTGatacttataaataatttcataatttaatcaatattttCTGTTCCTTCAAAAGAACAGATGGGAGTTGCACAAAATGGTTGATAACTTAGATAAGCTAGATATTTTGTACTGAAACATATCCACTACgctattcattttatttgaaaaaaatatgaaaaaaataaaatgaaaatgataaagttgaaatagatattttggtattttgaaatgtattaatttactaatataaaatttatttaaaaattctaccaattttgttagaatttaatttagttataattaatttcacgcaaatttaattatttaaaatattaaattaattttctttccatttaaagtatataaattttaaatttataaattaattttataaattttataaatttgaaacaaaTACTGGTAAAATCTTTTCATCTTCTCTAAGTAGGCACACACTCCAGTGAAATGAACAGAAAAATCTTAGACATAGTCTGCAATCATATTAAACCATTACCAAAGTTGACTAATATTTGGTAGATAAtaatcatttataattttaaagagaaaatagtAGGAACAACTCGACCATATCAAGAGCACAATTTAGAATTAATGACATTTCTTATTTGAGAAATCatgtaatttcttttccaatCTAGCTCACTGttatatttctctctctctctctctatatatatatatacatacaccAAGGCAGTGGCCTAGGCTCATTTCAAAGCATGGCTCCTACAATGACTATTTTCTGTCTCATTTTCCTTCTGTCAACAACTGTTGATCTTCATCCAGTTGGTGCATGGCGGCCTACACTGATGGAAATAGACAGGTTCTGCTTAGCGTATATAGTTCATGTCATGAATGGACTGAGCAACAATAATCATCCGTTACTCCTCCAGTGCCATTCAAGAGATGATGATCTTGGTAACCACACACTGTACATTGGAGGAGATTTCCATTTTGGGTTCGGTATTAAGATATTTGGAAAGCATACTTTGTTCAATTGTGGTATGGAATGGGGAAACAAGCATCATAACTTTGATGTTTTTAATCAGGATGTTCATGCATCTATTTGCTGTACTCATCATGGTAGAAGCTGCTTTTGGCGAGCACAGGATGATGGGATCTACTTTAGCACAGATAATGAGGAATGGGCTAAGACATTTCCTTGGATTGAATGAATGTGGTACACGTTTTCTAAAGttcaagaagaaaatatatatataaaatgaacgTGTAATTTTCTATGTTGAAATCAATATTTTCATGTCAATAAAGAGACCGCATGCATTAGTTAGTACTTTATTTAtgtcttttcttatttatttgattgatttattttatttttaacgtTTCAATTTGAGGCAAGTATGTCTGACCATGTAGCTAAGTTTTGTAAAGGTCACAGATATTCTGCTACATACTAAAATTAGCTTTTCTTTTAGATATTTGATACTcttgtaaaaagaatttgtcAATGAAACATTTCTCTTCCGAAGTGAGGACCAAATCTACAACGTAACTGTCATtggttttcttctctttttggcCAGATCACTGACGGAGTTGGTATCTTCTGTAAGTTGCTATATCCAGTTTAGGAATAGACCTAATGGATTAGGtagccaactagtttaggaaTAGACATAATGGATTAGGTAGCCAAAACCGCAGCTTCTCTGTAATATAAGAAGCATAAATGCTATCACAATTTAGAGAAACATTCGTCCCTACATCATGCTTTGTAGGATCATATTCTGCATTGCAATTTCTTTGGCAGTACTTTCAGTAATTCTATTATCATTCCTTTCcccaaagcctcacaaaagtCTGTCGAAGGACCCCAATAAGCCGTGGTTAGCACTATCACTGTACATTCAGCAACCTCAAAGTTCAAGCTCTAGCGTGCAACCAACAGCAAGATCAGATGCCGAAGCTTATATTTTCCATCACACACTAACCGAAGGGCCTGAGAATACTTCTAGAGTCCTTGGAAAGGCTCAAGGGTTCATAATACCAGCTGAGCATTTTGCACATTCTGCTTTCAATATTATCTATCTTACATTTGATACGTCTCAGTATTCAGGCAGCTTGAGTGTGCAGGCCAAGCATATATCACATAAAGATAGAGAAGAACTTACCGTTGTTGGTGGAACTGGGTCGTTTGCATTTGCGCGTGGCCTTGCTGTTTTTGCACAGACGGATGAACTATCAATTGGTATTGATGCAACTTACCATTTAAAGCTTCAGCTTAATTATCCAAGAGCACATAGATGAGATGATAAGGTCTTTTCTAGCTTATCAAAggtttcaaattcaaattttgagTATACAGCTGCGTTCAAATTCTTGAGAGAGTGCTTTGCCACCCATGAAGATCCTATCCGGCActttctaaattaattctagatATAtgtatacaaaaaaaaatctcaattcaattttaatgaatatgtaattttttatattaaataattaatacaatcTAAGATAAAGATAATACACATTATTTTCTATGctgatattaatattttcatatcaaaattaaatttaaattttaccaatTACAGATActtataattagaataataatacacggataaataattaatattttttaaccaGAATTAAATGAGAACTTTTTAAAAGTAAGATTATAAAAAGTCTACAAGCTTTGAGAATTTTTGGCTAAATTACATCAGTggtaatatatatgtatgagAATATTACTAATTAAGCTAAGCCTAATTAACATTCTCAGctatagaaagaaagaactgaCATGACCTGGTTGAGAATTTGGATAAGCCATAATCAAATTGACtgaaaagaataagaagaagaaagaaagaacattaATTCAAATACCATTTAGCTAGCCACACTACTGATGAGTACCATGAGATCCATTTTCAATTTGTCTCCCTTTCCATCTTCTCAGTAAAGTGGACCAGACCTCAATACAGAAACATCATAGACATAATAAGCAATCTTATTTTAGCATTACCAGAATCagcaaattatattttggttaatGGGAAACTATTAAGTAATTTTGACTACTAGTAAGAGGATTTCATTTCTAATTTCAGAATTGGTAGAAACAACTAGACCATATCTAGAGCACAActatcattaattatttttccaaaCAACTTTTTGTGTTAAATATGCCTTAACATTAATCACATTTCTTACATGAGAATTCAAGTAACTTTTCCAAtcttattttctctataaatACACCAAGGCAATGGCCATGTAAAAAGTATTGCACAAGAAGCTTTACTGATATCTTTTCATTTCTAAGCATGGCTCCTACATTAACTATTTTCTGTCTCATTTTCCTTCTGTCAACAACTATTTATCTTCATCCAGTTCTTGCATGGCGACCCACGTTACTCGAAACCGACAAACTGTTCTGCATCAAGTATAGAGTTCATGTCATGAATGGCTTAAGCAGCAATGAAAATCCTTTATATATCCATTGCCAATCAAGAGATGATGATCTCGGTGACCATACACTGAATGTCGGAGGAGATTTCAATTTCAAGTTTCGTATTAAGTTAATTGGACCCAATACTTGGTTTAGTTGTGATATGGTATGGGGATCAAAGCATCAACATGTTGATGTTTTTAGACAGAAAGTTGAAGGACCTATGTGCTGTGCTGATGGTAACAGTTGCTATTGGCGAGCCCAAGATGATGGGATTTATTTTAGTACTAATAATGTGGAATGGATCAGAAGATATGAATGGTTTTAAAATGACACATAtgtaaggaaaataaattatatacacatttttacaagttcaaagaaaataaagtgagtgttaaaatcaatattattatataaaaaacgAGATTGTATCACGATTATTATTCTCgtatgttttctattattttttattttattatttcaatagaTCTACCTATATTATTAAAGTAGTTCCTCTCTTTAAATTCTTGATTGAGagatcataaaatttttaccactaaaatatatctttaagaaattatactTTGGCCTTTACCATGAGCTTCTCCCTTATAGAGAGAGTTTCGTATTCAATATTAGATTTTCATTTGACATCATAAAATTATCACCCGATTGAATGATTTTGCATATACTCAATCTTAGTATTAAATTGTCATTTCTTTTAGATGTTCGTATATggtctttttcttaatttaatatatttaa from Ricinus communis isolate WT05 ecotype wild-type chromosome 9, ASM1957865v1, whole genome shotgun sequence harbors:
- the LOC8265675 gene encoding S-protein homolog 21 — protein: MASTFTVFCLIFLLSTTTYLNPVLAWRPTLIETDKLFCIKYRVHVMNGLSSNENPLFIHCQSRDDNLGDHTLNVGGDFNFKFRIKFFGPDSWFTCEMMWGSKHQHVDVFRQKVEGSMCCVDGNSCYWRAQDDGIYFSTDYTEWIKRYDWL
- the LOC8265674 gene encoding S-protein homolog 7 encodes the protein MASAVTIFSLIFLLSTTVYLHHPVLAWRPTLIETDKLMCITYRVHVMNGLSSNKDPLFLHCQSRDDDLGDHTLYLGGDFNFKFRIKLFGKSTWFSCDMIWGSKHQHVDVFTEKIEGPMCCIEGNSCHWRAQDDGIYFSMNNVDWIKRYDWLQ
- the LOC8265673 gene encoding S-protein homolog 2 yields the protein MAPTMTIFCLIFLLSTTVDLHPVGAWRPTLMEIDRFCLAYIVHVMNGLSNNNHPLLLQCHSRDDDLGNHTLYIGGDFHFGFGIKIFGKHTLFNCGMEWGNKHHNFDVFNQDVHASICCTHHGRSCFWRAQDDGIYFSTDNEEWAKTFPWIE
- the LOC8265672 gene encoding dirigent protein 11, which encodes MLCRIIFCIAISLAVLSVILLSFLSPKPHKSLSKDPNKPWLALSLYIQQPQSSSSSVQPTARSDAEAYIFHHTLTEGPENTSRVLGKAQGFIIPAEHFAHSAFNIIYLTFDTSQYSGSLSVQAKHISHKDREELTVVGGTGSFAFARGLAVFAQTDELSIGIDATYHLKLQLNYPRAHR
- the LOC8265671 gene encoding S-protein homolog 21; translated protein: MAPTLTIFCLIFLLSTTIYLHPVLAWRPTLLETDKLFCIKYRVHVMNGLSSNENPLYIHCQSRDDDLGDHTLNVGGDFNFKFRIKLIGPNTWFSCDMVWGSKHQHVDVFRQKVEGPMCCADGNSCYWRAQDDGIYFSTNNVEWIRRYEWF